The Chthonomonadales bacterium genome includes the window TTCACGGCCGCGCTCGACCTGCCCACCCGGCCCCAGCGCGCCCTGCTGCGCGTGGGCGCCCAGCGGCGCTATCGCCTCTACCTCAACGGACGGCCAGCCGCCGTCGGCGACCGCACCTGGGGCGACGTCTTTGACGTGGCGCCGCTCCTGCGCGCCGGCCCCAACCGCGCCGAGATCCGCGTCGACTGCGAGCCGGTGCCCGCGCCGGCCAACGCCTGGGTGATCGTTCAGCGCGACCTGCCGGGGCCGGTCGACGCGCGCGTGCTGGAGTTCGAGACCTCCGGCTCACGGGGCGGCGAGTGGCTCTACGTGGAGTGCGTCGACGCCGACGGCCGCGCCTCCAACTACTGGTGCCCCGAGACCGGGCGCGCCGACCTGCTCCTCGGCTCCGATGGGGCCGCGCGCCGCCACCGCATCGACCTGCTTGCGGAGCGCCGCCTGCCGCACGGCGTGGGCGTTGCGTGCGACCTGACGCGCGTCGTCGCCCTGCGCATCCGCGTGGACCAGAAGGCGACGGGGGGCCACCCCGCCGGCGCCGTGCGCTTCGCCGGCGTGCGCCTGGAGGGCCCGGGCGCCCCGGGCACCGCCGTGGACCTCGGCGGGGCGGACGGCTGGCGCCTCGTGGCGGGCCAGGGCAACATCCGCGGCGCGCGCGTGGAGCCGGCGCCGGGCGGCTTCGCCGTGCGTTACGACTTCGGCCCGGCGGCCGACGCCCGCTTCGCGCTGGACCTGCGCGCCCTCGCCGGCGGGCGCGAGATCGGGCGGCTGGTGAGCGGGGCGGCCTGGAGCACCGAGGCCGGGGCCGCCGTGCCCGTCTCCCGGCCGCCCTCGGATGGCTCGGTGATGGTGGAGTACTCGCCCATCGACGTGCGCGATCTGGCCGACGCGGGCTCGCGGCCGGTTCTCCTGACGGTCGACCTGGCCTTCGCCGGTGGCGCCGACCGCGTTCCGGCGGGCCGCGAGACGCCGGTGACCGCGCGGCTCGTCGCCGCGGAGGCGGGATCGGCCCGCACGCTGCGTTTGCGCGTGGAGGACTGGAGCGGCGCGCTCGTCGCCGATCTGGAGGCGCCCGTTCGCTGGCGCGGCCCCGACGGCGACGCGGAACTGCGCCTGCCGCCGCTGGCCCGAGGGCTCTATCGCCTGTCGGCCCGCCCCGCGGCGCGCGCGCGCTGCGCGGAACGCTACGCGGCGCTCGCCGTGATGGGCCCCGGCGAGGCACGCGTCAGCGCGCTGTTCGACACGCTGCGACCGTTCGCCGCCGCTCGGCCAGGACTGCAGGGGGTCGACCTCTTCTACGCCGACAGCCCCGCACTGCTGATGGGGCTGCGCGACCTGGGCGTGAGCTTCCTGCAGTTCCACATCGAGCCGGCGCAACTCGACAACGGCGAGCTCGACGAGATCCTGGCCTTCTGCCGCGCCACGCGCACGCGCTTCGCCCTGAACAACGAGAGCTCCAACTGGGGCCCCGGGGCCCCGCGCGCCGACGGCGCCAACCCCTTCGACGCGCCGGGCGGCTGCCACCGCTGGGACATCGAGCCGGCCGCGCTGCGCCGCGCGGCGGCCACCGGCCTGTTTGAGGGCGTCGTCTACGACGAAGGCGAGCACATGCAGCTCTGCCGCAACTACTACTCCGGTCTGTCCGAGCCAGTGCATCGCAAGCCCTACCTGGTCGAGACCACCGGTATGTCTCTCCCGGCCGCCTATGCCGCCTTCACCGAGGCCGCCGCCTCGGTCGCCCGCCGCAACCGCGAGGCCGGCGCGCGCATGCTGGTGGAGAGCGTCTTCCCCGTGCTCTGGCATCCGCTGGCACGCGCCGGGGTCACGCTCTGCCCCAAGCTGCTCAAGGAGGACATCCACCCGGTCGTGCTGGCCATGGCGCTCGGCGCGGCGAACCAGTACGGCGCCGACCTCTGGTTCAGCCCGGATCTCTGGCACACCGACCAGCTTCCCGGCCACTCGGCGCACGAGTACGGAGAGGCGTTGCGGCTGGCCCACCGGGCCGGCGTCGACAACGTCTACACCGAGTTCGTTACGTGCCTCACCCGCTACAGCGGCGCCCAGTATGAGGTGACGGCCTACGGCGCGACGCTGCGCGACCATATTCGCCGCTGGCTTCCGGCACACCCGCGCGCCTACACCTTCCGCGACTACGCGCCCGAGGTCGTCATCGTGCGCTTCCCGGACAGCGACTGGGGCCAGGCCTCCGGCTCCTACTGGAACACGCTCTACGGCGCCGAGAACCTGCGCTCCACGCCCGAGACGCGCGAGTGGCTGCAGGTATGGTCCCTGCTCACGGGCGGGGCGAGCCAACCCGGCGCCGTCAACACGAACAGCGGCATTTACGACCGCCTGTCGTGGCAGTTCACGGTGCCGTGCGCGTCCACGGCGGTCTACGACCACCGCGTGGGGCGCGGCCTGTCGGCCTCGGCTCGTCTGCTGTTCCTGTGCGGCATCGCCCTGACGGACGAGACGCTGGTCGCCGCGCGGGAGCGCGTGCGCGCGGGCGCCGTATGCTTCGCGCCGGCGCGCCTCTGCCCGTCGGACGTGTGCGCCTCCGCGGCGAAGCTGCCGATTCGGGTGGCGGACGGGCGCGGCGCGTGGGTGGTTGTGGCCGGCTTCCGGCGGGAGGATCTGGGGCCATATGCCCGGCTCATCCCGGCGCCGGGTCGCGCAATGCGGCTCCGATTCGACGCGAAGGCGCCGCACACGGCCGCCGCGCCCGACGGCAGGGAGCGATGAGCGACGCAGGAGCGCGCGAGGTTCGATGGGAGCGGCTGCTGCCCGCGGAGTACCGGGCGGCCATGGAGACGCTGCCGGTGGCCTTCCTGCCGCTGGGCACCGTGGAGTGGCACGGCGAGCACAACGCGCTCGGCCTGGACGCGCTCAAGGCGCAAGCGCTCTGCGAGCGCGTGGCGCTCCGGGTCGGCGGGGTGGTGCATCCTCCGGTCTTCGGCGGGATGGGCGGGCTCGACAAGCCGGCGACGGTGGTGCTGGAGGGGGAGGATGCCTGGGAGAGCCACCTGCTGCGCCCGTGGTTGGAGGCACTCTGCCGGGAGTTCCATCGGCAGGGCTTCCGGGCCATCGTGATGCTGACGGGCCACTACGGCCACAACCAGCAGATCGTGGTGCGCGAGGCGGGCGCGCGGATGACGGAGCGGCTCCAGATCCCGGTCCTGGGCACGCCGGAGTACTGGCTGGCGCAGGACGCCGGCTACCTGGGCGACCATGCGGGCATCGGGGAGACCTCGCTGCTGATGGACCTGCACCCGCAACTGGTGGCCATCGAACGGCTGCGCGACGATGCCGAATATGGAGCGACGGACGCCATCGAGAAGGGCGCGTCCGCCGCGCTTGGTCGGCGCTACGCCGACCTCATCGTGGAGCGACTGGCGCGCGTGGCCGCCGCGATGCCGGCGTGGAGCGAGGAGACATGCGCCGCCTTCGCGCGCGCGGAACGGGCGCTGGTGGCGGCGCAGGTGCGCGGATGGCGGCTTCGGCACGCCTGGGCAGCGTGGGAGCACATCGCGGAGCGCGGACTGGTGTACTACGGCGCCTGGCTGGCCGCCGGGCGCTTCGACCGGATCGAGGAGATGGCATCCTGCTTGCTCTGAGTGCGACGAAGGTTGCCGGAGCGCCCAGCCAGCGCAGAGCTTTCGGCCGGCCCCCTGGCGGGCGGGCCGGCCGGAAGCCGCTGCCGGCCGGGCATCATGGGGCGTCGGCGGCGCGCTCGATCCCCGCGATGTCGATCTTCACCATCCCCATCATCGCCTCCATCGCCCGGCGTGCGCGCCCGGGGTCCGGGTCCCCCATCAACTCCATGAGCCGCCTGGGAACCACCTGCCACGACAGCCCCCATCGATCCTTCACCCAGCCGCACTGCACCTCGGCGCCGCCCTCCGAAAGGGCCGACCAGAGACGATCCACCTCCGCCTGATCGTCGCAGTAGATCTGGAAGGACACTGCCTCCGTGAACGGGAACTGCGGGCCGCCGTTCAGCGCCACGTACGGGTTGCCCGCCAGCGTGAACTCGACGACCAGAACGGACCCTGCCGGGCCGCTCGGCGTATCGGCGGGGGACCGGACGACGCGGTCGATGCGCGAATCGGGAAGCAGGCCCACGTAGAACGATGCGGCCTCCTCGGCGCGGCCGTCATACCATAGGCACGGGATGACCTTCTGCATGCTCGGTCCCTCCAGCGTGGCGGGATCACAACGGCCTCTCGCCGAGGCGACATCGCGCTCACGTCCGGTGTTCCTCGAGCGCCCGCGCGGCCCAGGCAAGCCTCACACCGACCCCTCGCCGCAACAGGCGGGCCCGCAGCAGCCCTCCGCCGGCTTCACGGCGCGGATGAAGCCGCCGAACACGCGCCCGTCCAGCGCCGCCCGATCCTCGGCCGAGAGTGCCGCGATGTTGGCGGTGCGGCAGGCCGTGCCCTGAATGTCGACGAACGCGTAGCGGCGCGTCGGCTCGATGTCGACGTCCACGAATCCGGCCGCTCGGAGCCTGGCCAGGTAGTCCTCTCTCTCCAGCGCCCCCGCCACGCAGCCGACGTAGCTCTCGATGTCGCCGCGGACCGTGTCGGGCAGCACTCCCTCCACCACCACGTCGGAGACAGCGAGGCGGCCGCCGGGCTTGAGCACGCGGAACGCCTCGCGCAGCACGGCGTCCTTGTCCGCCGACAGGTTGATTACGCAGTTGGAGACGATCACGTTCACCGAGTTGTCGGGCAGCGGGATCTTCTCGATATGCCCCTTCAGGAATGCCACGTTGGTGACGCCGGCCTCGGCCTTGTTCCTCTCCGCCAGGGCAAGCATCTCGTCGGTCATGTCCAGTCCGAAGGCGAACCCCGTGGGCCCCACACGCCTGGCAGAGAGCAGCACGTCGATACCGCCGCCGCTCCCCAGGTCGAGCACGATCTCGCCCTCGCGAAGCTGTGCGAGCGCGGTCGGGTTGCCACAGCCGAGCGAGGCCAGCAGAGCATCCTCGGGTATCTGATCCGCCTCTGTCTGGCTGTAGAGATCGCCGGTGATAACGTCCTTGCGGGAGCCCTCGCCGCCGCGGCAGCAGTCGTCCTGCCCTGACCTGCCCGTGCCGACGTTGCCGGTGCCGGAGCAGGCCTCGCCGCGGCCCTCCAGCACGATCCGCGCCGCATCGCCGTACTTCTGCCGCACCACCTCCCGCACGTCCTCGCGGTCAACCAATCGGGTCTCCTCCATCGCTCCTACCCCCTTCACTCGCGGCCGGCGCGCGGCCCCCGCCAGAAAGGCGGCGAGCGCGCCCACGGCCGCGTGATCGATGCCGCAGATCATGTTCCTGCCGCGCCGCTCTACCCTGACCAGGCCGGCCAGGCGCAGCTCCTTGAT containing:
- a CDS encoding creatininase family protein, yielding MSDAGAREVRWERLLPAEYRAAMETLPVAFLPLGTVEWHGEHNALGLDALKAQALCERVALRVGGVVHPPVFGGMGGLDKPATVVLEGEDAWESHLLRPWLEALCREFHRQGFRAIVMLTGHYGHNQQIVVREAGARMTERLQIPVLGTPEYWLAQDAGYLGDHAGIGETSLLMDLHPQLVAIERLRDDAEYGATDAIEKGASAALGRRYADLIVERLARVAAAMPAWSEETCAAFARAERALVAAQVRGWRLRHAWAAWEHIAERGLVYYGAWLAAGRFDRIEEMASCLL
- a CDS encoding VOC family protein, with product MQKVIPCLWYDGRAEEAASFYVGLLPDSRIDRVVRSPADTPSGPAGSVLVVEFTLAGNPYVALNGGPQFPFTEAVSFQIYCDDQAEVDRLWSALSEGGAEVQCGWVKDRWGLSWQVVPRRLMELMGDPDPGRARRAMEAMMGMVKIDIAGIERAADAP
- the arsM gene encoding arsenite methyltransferase, with amino-acid sequence MVGRDGRSDTAAMFKALGDPTRLRIFEFLRACRGPVAMDDTGDVRCVEGPTVGEVCCHVTGLDTITSTISHHIKELRLAGLVRVERRGRNMICGIDHAAVGALAAFLAGAARRPRVKGVGAMEETRLVDREDVREVVRQKYGDAARIVLEGRGEACSGTGNVGTGRSGQDDCCRGGEGSRKDVITGDLYSQTEADQIPEDALLASLGCGNPTALAQLREGEIVLDLGSGGGIDVLLSARRVGPTGFAFGLDMTDEMLALAERNKAEAGVTNVAFLKGHIEKIPLPDNSVNVIVSNCVINLSADKDAVLREAFRVLKPGGRLAVSDVVVEGVLPDTVRGDIESYVGCVAGALEREDYLARLRAAGFVDVDIEPTRRYAFVDIQGTACRTANIAALSAEDRAALDGRVFGGFIRAVKPAEGCCGPACCGEGSV